In a single window of the Bacillus clarus genome:
- a CDS encoding NupC/NupG family nucleoside CNT transporter, producing the protein MKYLIGIIGLVLILGIAWLASNNRSKVKYRPIITMIVLQFILGFLLLNTSIGNILISGIADGFGELLKYAADGVNFVFGGLVNQKEFSFFLGVLMPIVFISALIGILQHIKVLPIIVKFIGLALSKVNGMGKLESYNAVASAILGQSEVFISVKKQLGLLSERRLYTLCASAMSTVSMSIVGSYMVLLKPQYVVTALVLNLFGGFIIASIINPYEVTEEEDMLEVQEEEKKSFFEVLGEYIIDGFKVAITVAAMLIGFVALIAFINAVFKGVIGISFQEILGYAFAPFAFIMGVPWHEAVNAGNIMATKLVSNEFVAMTDLAQGNFNFSARTTAIISVFLVSFANFSSIGIIAGAVKSLNEKQGNVVARFGLKLLFGATLVSFLSATIVGLLY; encoded by the coding sequence ATGAAATACTTAATAGGTATTATAGGCCTCGTATTAATTTTAGGTATCGCTTGGCTTGCTAGTAATAATAGAAGCAAAGTTAAATATCGTCCAATTATAACGATGATTGTACTCCAATTTATACTCGGCTTCTTATTATTAAATACGAGTATTGGGAATATATTAATTAGCGGAATTGCCGATGGCTTTGGGGAATTGTTAAAGTACGCTGCTGACGGTGTGAATTTCGTATTTGGTGGTTTAGTGAATCAAAAAGAGTTTTCATTCTTTTTAGGAGTATTAATGCCAATCGTTTTTATATCAGCTTTAATCGGTATTTTGCAACATATTAAAGTATTACCTATTATTGTGAAATTTATCGGTTTAGCATTAAGTAAAGTAAACGGAATGGGAAAACTTGAATCGTATAATGCGGTTGCTTCCGCTATTTTAGGACAATCAGAAGTATTTATTTCGGTTAAGAAGCAACTAGGCTTATTATCAGAAAGAAGATTATACACATTATGTGCATCTGCAATGTCAACGGTTTCTATGTCAATAGTTGGATCGTACATGGTCTTATTAAAACCACAATATGTTGTAACAGCTTTAGTGCTTAACTTATTTGGTGGTTTTATTATCGCTTCTATTATTAACCCATATGAGGTTACTGAAGAAGAAGATATGTTAGAAGTACAAGAGGAAGAGAAAAAGAGCTTTTTTGAAGTATTAGGGGAATATATTATAGATGGTTTCAAAGTTGCGATTACGGTAGCAGCGATGTTAATTGGATTTGTTGCTCTTATCGCATTCATTAACGCAGTATTCAAAGGTGTAATTGGTATTTCATTCCAAGAAATTCTCGGTTATGCATTTGCACCATTTGCATTTATTATGGGTGTTCCTTGGCATGAAGCAGTTAATGCCGGTAATATTATGGCGACAAAACTTGTATCGAATGAATTTGTAGCGATGACAGATTTAGCACAAGGAAACTTTAATTTCTCAGCAAGAACGACAGCAATTATATCTGTGTTCTTAGTTTCATTTGCAAACTTCTCTTCAATTGGAATTATTGCAGGAGCTGTTAAGAGTTTAAATGAAAAACAAGGGAATGTAGTAGCACGATTTGGCTTGAAATTACTTTTCGGTGCAACGTTAGTAAGTTTCTTATCTGCGACTATTGTTGGCTTATTATATTAA
- the deoC gene encoding deoxyribose-phosphate aldolase codes for MNIAKLIDHTVLKPDTKKEDVMKVLEEAKKYNFASVCINPTWVKLAAEELAGHDVDVCTVIGFPLGASTTETKVFETKDVIAKGATEVDMVINVGALKDGDNEFVEKDIYEVVQAAKGKALVKVIIETCLLTDEEKVRACELSVKAGADFVKTSTGFSTGGATAEDIALMRKTVGPDVGVKASGGVRTREDAEKMVAAGASRIGASASVAIVLNDAKGATDNY; via the coding sequence ATGAACATTGCAAAGTTAATTGATCATACAGTTTTAAAACCAGATACGAAAAAAGAAGATGTTATGAAAGTTTTAGAAGAAGCAAAGAAATACAATTTCGCTTCTGTTTGTATTAATCCTACATGGGTGAAATTAGCTGCTGAAGAATTAGCAGGACATGATGTAGATGTTTGTACAGTTATCGGCTTCCCATTAGGTGCGAGTACAACTGAAACAAAAGTATTCGAAACAAAAGATGTAATTGCAAAAGGTGCAACTGAAGTTGATATGGTAATCAACGTTGGTGCTTTAAAAGATGGCGATAATGAATTCGTTGAGAAAGATATTTACGAAGTTGTACAAGCTGCAAAAGGAAAAGCGCTTGTAAAAGTTATTATTGAAACTTGTCTATTAACAGACGAAGAAAAAGTACGCGCTTGCGAATTATCAGTAAAAGCTGGTGCTGATTTCGTAAAAACTTCAACTGGATTCTCAACTGGCGGAGCAACTGCGGAAGATATCGCATTAATGCGTAAAACAGTTGGACCAGATGTTGGCGTGAAAGCATCAGGCGGAGTTCGTACACGTGAAGATGCAGAGAAAATGGTAGCGGCTGGAGCTTCTCGAATTGGAGCAAGCGCTAGTGTTGCAATCGTTTTAAATGACGCAAAAGGTGCAACAGATAATTATTAA
- a CDS encoding sugar-binding transcriptional regulator gives MDKDKQQLSVEVARLYYQSDYSQQEIANKLNISRPTISRLLKYAKEKGFVQISIADPFADLDNVGNLLKEKYNLLEAHVVFAPVPEYATITEYISKYAAEYMEKTVKNGDIVGVSWGTTMYEIARKIIPQHVKGVEVVQLKGGISHSSVNTYANETIALFADAFQTTPRNLPLPVIFDNAVTKELVEQDRHIHHIIEMGKQANIAIFTVGTVRDEALLFRLGYLDKDETSLLKKQAVGDICSRFFDGDGNISSEEINQRTIGIDLEELRLKKRSVLVAGGSRKVKAIDGALSGGYANVLIIDQHTAKELLHYQKG, from the coding sequence ATGGATAAAGATAAACAACAATTAAGCGTTGAAGTTGCAAGATTATATTATCAATCTGATTATAGTCAACAAGAGATTGCAAATAAGTTGAATATTTCAAGACCAACAATTTCAAGGTTGTTAAAGTATGCGAAAGAAAAAGGATTTGTTCAAATTAGTATAGCTGATCCATTTGCTGATTTAGATAATGTCGGAAACCTATTGAAAGAAAAATATAATTTATTAGAAGCACACGTTGTATTTGCTCCTGTACCAGAGTATGCGACAATTACGGAATATATTAGTAAATACGCTGCTGAGTATATGGAAAAGACGGTGAAAAATGGTGACATCGTTGGAGTGAGCTGGGGAACGACAATGTATGAAATTGCTAGGAAAATTATACCTCAGCACGTAAAAGGAGTAGAAGTTGTCCAGTTGAAAGGCGGTATTAGTCATTCAAGTGTAAATACGTATGCGAATGAGACAATCGCTTTATTTGCAGACGCATTCCAAACGACACCGAGGAATTTACCACTTCCAGTTATATTTGATAATGCAGTGACGAAAGAATTAGTGGAACAAGATAGACATATTCATCACATTATTGAAATGGGAAAACAAGCAAACATTGCTATTTTCACTGTCGGAACGGTGCGTGATGAAGCACTATTATTCCGATTAGGGTATTTGGATAAGGATGAAACGAGCCTACTGAAAAAACAAGCGGTCGGTGACATTTGTTCACGTTTCTTTGATGGGGACGGCAATATTAGTAGTGAAGAAATTAATCAGCGTACTATTGGAATTGATTTAGAAGAACTACGATTAAAGAAACGTTCTGTCCTCGTTGCAGGGGGATCTAGAAAAGTGAAAGCAATAGATGGGGCATTAAGCGGTGGATATGCAAATGTGTTAATTATAGATCAGCATACTGCGAAGGAATTGTTACATTATCAAAAAGGTTAG